A window from Azoarcus sp. DD4 encodes these proteins:
- a CDS encoding aldehyde dehydrogenase family protein, translating to MNPYPDQLISPATRAFLARPKRMLIGAEWTDAASGETLAVLDPATAQPFASVPAGDAADVDRAVAAARRAFESGEWPKMRPVDRERLLLKFADLIEANAQELAEIEALDNGKPVMMARHVDVALVVDFLRYMAGWATKIEGSTMDVSVPLMRDRELFGFTRREPVGVVGAIIPWNFPLLMAAWKVGPALTSGCTMVLKPAEETPLTALRFAELALEAGYPAGVLNVVTGHGHTAGAALASHKGIEKIAFTGSTEIGKLVGKAAIDNMTRVSLELGGKSPVIVLDDADPEMAAAGAAQAIFFNQGQVCTAGSRLFIHKSRFEQVVEGLSGIAASMKLGPGIDPGTQIGPLVSAIQQQRVLGYIESGFAEGAKAATGGAAGGGEGYFVKPTVLVNTHDAMKVVREEIFGPVVVAMPYEDLDEVAHRANDTPYGLAASIWSNDLTRVHRLIPKIKAGTVWVNCHNILDNAMPFGGYKQSGIGREMGRAVLEMYTESKSVIMAL from the coding sequence ATGAACCCGTACCCCGACCAACTGATCAGCCCCGCCACCCGCGCCTTCCTGGCCCGCCCCAAGCGCATGCTGATCGGCGCCGAATGGACCGACGCAGCCAGCGGCGAGACCCTGGCGGTGCTCGACCCGGCCACCGCCCAACCCTTCGCCTCCGTGCCCGCCGGCGATGCCGCCGACGTCGACCGCGCGGTAGCCGCCGCCCGCCGCGCCTTCGAGTCCGGTGAGTGGCCGAAAATGCGGCCGGTGGACCGCGAGCGCCTGCTGCTCAAGTTCGCCGACCTGATCGAAGCCAACGCCCAGGAACTGGCCGAGATCGAGGCGCTGGACAACGGCAAGCCGGTGATGATGGCGCGTCATGTGGATGTGGCGCTGGTGGTCGATTTCCTGCGCTACATGGCGGGCTGGGCGACCAAGATCGAAGGTTCGACGATGGATGTGTCGGTGCCGCTGATGCGCGACCGCGAACTCTTCGGCTTTACCCGCCGCGAGCCGGTGGGCGTGGTCGGCGCCATCATCCCGTGGAATTTCCCGCTGCTGATGGCGGCCTGGAAGGTCGGGCCGGCGCTGACCTCCGGCTGCACCATGGTGTTGAAGCCGGCCGAAGAGACGCCGCTCACCGCGCTGCGCTTCGCCGAGCTGGCGCTGGAAGCGGGCTACCCGGCGGGCGTGCTCAACGTCGTCACCGGCCACGGCCACACCGCCGGCGCGGCGCTCGCCAGCCACAAGGGCATCGAGAAGATCGCCTTCACCGGCTCCACCGAGATCGGCAAGCTGGTCGGCAAGGCGGCCATCGACAACATGACCCGGGTGTCGCTGGAGCTGGGCGGCAAGAGCCCGGTGATCGTGCTCGACGACGCCGATCCGGAGATGGCCGCGGCCGGCGCGGCGCAGGCCATCTTCTTCAACCAGGGCCAGGTGTGCACCGCCGGCTCGCGCCTCTTCATCCACAAGAGCCGCTTCGAACAGGTGGTCGAAGGACTGTCCGGCATCGCCGCCAGCATGAAACTCGGCCCCGGCATCGATCCCGGCACCCAGATCGGCCCGCTGGTGTCGGCGATCCAGCAGCAGCGCGTGCTCGGCTACATCGAGAGCGGCTTCGCCGAGGGCGCGAAGGCGGCGACCGGCGGCGCGGCGGGCGGCGGCGAGGGCTACTTCGTCAAGCCGACGGTGCTGGTGAACACCCACGACGCGATGAAGGTGGTGCGCGAGGAGATCTTCGGCCCGGTGGTGGTGGCCATGCCCTACGAGGATCTGGACGAGGTCGCCCACCGTGCCAACGACACGCCTTACGGCCTCGCGGCCAGCATCTGGTCCAACGACCTGACGCGGGTGCATCGCCTGATCCCCAAGATCAAGGCCGGCACCGTGTGGGTGAACTGCCACAACATCCTCGACAACGCGATGCCCTTCGGCGGATACAAGCAGTCCGGCATCGGCCGCGAGATGGGCAGGGCGGTGCTCGAAATGTATACGGAATCCAAGTCGGTGATCATGGCGCTGTAA
- a CDS encoding TerB family tellurite resistance protein produces the protein MLNRLIALLRGDVEAEPNETGPFERRHIAVAALLLEAMYVDHRATEQEHAAITRLLHQHFHLPEAMARELLRVADERYAEVLDDWEFAEAVRAGFNPAERQEILTLLWEVAYADGDLVRLENRLITRLARQLELDPDAADAARATAVARSGLIDGGS, from the coding sequence ATGCTGAACAGATTGATCGCGCTCCTGCGCGGCGATGTCGAAGCGGAACCGAACGAGACCGGCCCCTTCGAGCGGCGCCACATCGCGGTCGCCGCACTGCTGCTCGAAGCCATGTACGTCGATCACCGTGCGACCGAGCAGGAGCACGCCGCGATCACCCGCCTGCTGCACCAGCACTTCCACCTGCCCGAGGCGATGGCGCGCGAACTGCTGCGGGTGGCCGACGAGCGCTATGCAGAAGTGCTGGACGACTGGGAGTTCGCCGAAGCGGTGCGGGCGGGTTTCAACCCCGCCGAACGCCAGGAGATCCTGACCCTGCTGTGGGAGGTCGCCTATGCCGACGGCGATCTCGTGCGGTTGGAGAACCGGCTGATCACCCGTCTTGCCCGCCAGCTCGAACTCGACCCCGACGCGGCGGACGCCGCGCGTGCGACTGCGGTGGCGCGGTCGGGGTTGATTGATGGGGGGAGTTGA